In Choristoneura fumiferana chromosome 27, NRCan_CFum_1, whole genome shotgun sequence, the sequence tttcaagtttttatccctatcccgtgggaatatcggggtaaaaagtagcctatgtgatatTCCAGATGACCAGCtatctactcgtacctataccaaatttcatggctctaaacccagcggttattagttcgagatttcaTCCCTATGTGTTATTCTTGAGATATTCAGCTAcctagataccaaatttcatgactgtaagcctagcggttgttatttagagattttatccctatcccgtgggaatatcgggataaaaagtattctatgttttaatccaggttataaactaactttttgacaaatttcatccaaatccgtccagccgtttcaacgtggagaagtaacaaacatactcactcactcactcacaaacttgcacatttataatattagtaggtagtagGCTTACTTAGTCTGCGTTTCAAACGTTGCTCATGAATcatcgctccgctcagctgtttccaccagagcggtgctatgcgaggataggtaataagcgtttctattggttcatgagaaacatatccctcgcacatctctggtgggaaagCCTCATAAACGTACATTGCACTAAAAATAACTGTGCCAAATTCCATGAATCTAAAACCAGCTGATTGAGAGAGATTTTACCccgatcctgtgggaatatcgggataaaaagtccagctatctacatactaaactgcacccaaatccgtccagtcattttagcgtgaaggagggTAATTAATACGTATGTACACACACGCATACTCacaaaattttgtatttataatgtcaGTAGGATCTTTGATTTTTCTAATCTACTGATCTAAATCAGACCACCTGCTGAAATGTAGCTCTCATCTTTTACCGTAGCCGCTTCCAGACAGATGATAACGATATTTGTTGATACCAGGTCCACCGGGGAGCGGAAGGACAGAGCCCAGGACTCTGACTCCATCAAGCCCAAGTCACCAAGCCCAGACAGCGATCAATACAAAAggtatacaaataaaacaagcaAGCCCCTAGAGAGCTACAAGCGATAACGCTTGCCAACACGACTGGAATCACAAAGCAAAATCGGATAAAAGCACCCAGTGCCCTAAGCACACGCCGGAGTTCCGCTGGAGGCGctattcgtgtttccatacaaattgagattttaacgcaaacgcgaaagagacgtattttgtaaccgaaaacttacactaggggtacagcaaggctactacgaaactcgtaactcgaagttcgtgtcgtgcggtccctctcgctctcgtatcaaacagtgtaagtgtcagagggaccgcacgacacgaacttcgagtttcgtgtttcggagtagcccagacgctagacaaaaaataaaataatggtcacagctcattagaacCACGCGGCACCCGACCCgcaccgcctcgccgcgagcGATTGGTACTCTTTacatggatttgtatgggcatgcgctcactacatcaactccgtagcgtacCCAGATCgtctcactcgcgaggttgccacgcgcgaaCGGCAAGTGGACCACTGTGATATATAGCTCGCTGCTTGCGTGCGATGCGGATTGCGTTCGAAAAGGAGGTAGTTCGAAACcactcttattttattatttgccgTGACGCGTCAGAATATCGGACGCATTTAATAACGGGAGATAATAACAAAGATCAGCCAATCTAACCCAACTACCCTATTATTCcagatttattacaaaatagCTTGTAAAAGTTCACGCGATACCAAGGCTTATgtttaatgcgaaagtgttgGATAGCGTTTACGCTATTAGCCATATCTAGGGGATCTAGACTAATTTGAAACTGTTAAGTgcaaaaaacatacctacagaTCGATATAAAGAGTAGTCATTGAACAATGTTTGTATCTGTCGCATTCTTGACATCATTTCGTTTGATATTTCATTGTTTCCCGTATCtacttttcttctttcttccaTTTCTCCAAAATTTTTGGTATAGGCAAAAAGCCTTCAATCGTTTTCTTTCCTATTTGTTTTGTGCAGAAAGGGTCCACCGCCATCATTTTTgtctttcaaataataatacgTAACATGGTCTATTTTGCTTCGAGAAAATCACAGGAGGCAGCTGTTACTCAAACGAAAATAAGatgaaattactaaattaaacggttcaactcatgATTATAATCCAGAATTGTCCGACTAGTTTAAATCTTATCGgaagttttttttcatatttcggTAGCACTCGCCCCGGCGCCGCATAGAAAATAAGACATCCTCGCACTGATGGCAAACGTTATACATTCAACATTTACCAACCGGTTCTCTCAGTTCCCATCCAACTCCTCTTCTTAGtcgttcactcttgacagagtggtcgtggtcatgctTTGGTCGATCGATTCCTGTGCCACTGCTGCTGTCGCGACGCGTCGCCAAGTAGCCCGATGTCTGGCAGAGTGGGAGCAATCGTTTATATTAGAGTGCGTCACAGATTTGATGAGGTCTGTCCACCGTTTCCCATCCAACTACATATCCAAAAAACTATATTCCAATTGATTTTTTGGGCTACATTACGAGAATCTGGCCTGCTCTTTGCCGTTAGTTTTACCATTAAACCAAACCATACCATACTAAAGTCAGCGACTTAAGTTGCTATAAACCCTGCACCATTTCTTGGGTTCTTGTCTTCAGTCTTgtaaccaattgacctagtaccaaagtaagcaaagcttgtgttatcgGTGCGAAATAACGGATACATATTCTTCAATACATACATAGATTAGATactgcttaaatacatattatacatacacCCAATTATTCGGAAACAAACTGcctacctacatattttcaAACAAACATCTGCCTCGactgggatcgaacccgggacctcaagcttcggaGTCAGGTTCTCGAGCCAGTCAGCTTTCCAGGGTACAAAGATTTCTCTCATTACCTGGGTTACTTGCACATTTTCATTGGCTAGTGATCGAAAATTTtattaggaaaaaattaaaaagtattgCCTACTCTTTCTTATCGTTCTGTAGCCAACATTGTTTTACAGAGAGACCACGACGTACCATCCACCACACGCAATCATAATCGCGTATGGCGGTCAAAGGTAAGGGCCATTCAGTAACTAGGTGAAGATTCTGGacattagggttccgtagttataGGTATAACATCCGCCTGCAGAGGTATATCTCTTGTGCTAGGTATCACATACAAGggcgttttaaaattcattcgGGAACCCTTAGTAGGTATAGTTTCGTCACATCCGTCTGTAGAAGTCTAGTTTctagtattaaatgatattgtaacggataactcacgtcttaaatcgagtttggctcgacatgtttcgggctaattcataGCCCTTCTTCCTGGGAGCAACACAACTCATTTAAGACGttagttatccggtacaatatcatttaatatgagtgagtctcacggttgGTTCTAAATAtctagtgctagaaagctagAAGCTAGAGTACTTATCTATTATATACAACCACGCCGATAAAGTggtaatataaaattaagaataatatatttttatctatacccatatagtaaatcctccattatgcgttcaaaaaccatagataatgaccagcattacgatattggattctattatgaacacggctgtatcgtaaggGTAGGGTAGCTTCctatatagtttaaaaaatgacttgCTTTGTTAGCAGGTTCCACAATCGCGGCAGCAAGTACCTGCACCCCGTGGACAGCACCACGGAGCCTCCTGTCTTCATCGAGGACACCAACTTGAACGGGTACTTTAGTGACGCCAGCAACAACGTGGTCAGAAGGGCTGGAGGGCCTAAGGTACGTTAAAGAGGCTACAGAAGAATTGATTTTCTCCACCGGCAGGATAATTCACTGAGGAGCGCGTCGCGTTTTACACGTACTGTTTGGGTCAACTGAGTTGATATTTTGGTCTAGGTCACCTGTAACGTAGGGATAGCCTTATAGTATAAAATAGCCGactaaaatatggaaccagtttccggagcggtacagcttaaataaataaataaatatcacgggacaattcacaccaattaacctagtcccaaagtaagcttagcaaagcttgtgttatgggtactaagcaacggataaataaaattatctagattgatacatacttaaatacatattgaacacccaagacccgagaacaaacattcgtatttttcatacaaatatctgccccgacggaatcgaacccgggacctcaagcttcgtagtcaggttctctaaccactataTAGGCCATCTGATCGTCTAGTAGCTTAAGGATCTTTAAAAATGAGCCTATGAGTCCCTCAAAcacacctgtgatacccctcgtgttgcggtgtccatgggcggcggtgattgcttcccatcagctGACCCGCATGTTCGTCTGCCCCTtcttaggtatataaaaaaaatagtagtttagtgaacctgactacaaagcttgatgTTCCGGGTTGGATTTGGCTGTGATGCAGTTAGCCTCGAATGGCTTTTACAGCATCAGCATTTACGGCATGAGTTATGCAAGCAATCGGAATTTTTATGCTACATCGTTTCGGAGAGTCTACGAGTCCCGACTGAGAAGAAACGGCAAGACACTTAGTAAGATTCGACCGAGACTGCTTTTTTAAtctcggccgagaccgagaccgtgattaaaatatattctcggccgagaccgagacataaaaaataaggtaATTTGTGGGCTGTAGGGCGTAATATTTTATATGGCGAGGAATGCCTACTCAAAAGTATTAGCGTTTCGCTTGTTACTCTTGTTAGCGGGAGTCAGTAAGTTGCAAGTAGGTACCAGACGCACGAGCCCGGGCGAGGCGACCAATCAAAATCCCAAGGAAAGCTCGGTCGCGGCCGAGAAACTTGGCTGTTTTGGGCCGAGACCGAGAGCGAGATCTCGGCCCGATTTGTAACCGAGATCTGGGTAGGACCTTAACACTCAGTCGGGTTGAGTTGTCGTCGTCTGCTttgctttgggactaggtaattggTGTGAACTGTTCCCATGATTTTTATCTTTGAATTCCAGGAACCGGCAGCGACCTACATGGCACCAGTAAACACAGACGCCAGACGCAATTCCAACCCTCGCGTACCCATGGACCTGGATGACACCGACCCCAAAACACAAGAAGCACACGCACAAGAAGAAGAAGTCGAAACGTGGGCACAAGAAACACCATAAGGATGAGAAGAAACGGTTTAACAAGATAAGCTCCATAGAGATTGATAGGAATGTTGTGTCTCTGGAAGATAGTGGGGTCAACAAGTGACTAGTCAGGTAATTTGTCAATATATCTAACCAGACAGTAATTCATTTCAAATTCAACGTCAAAATATCTTTGGGTCAATAGTActtgcattaaggggcgtaagaaggggatttaATAATGAGAGTATGTTAGAAGCTCGACGCCACAGATTAATCTTGCTAATTGGTGCAAGATCTCGGGATACCGAGATTGCACTCCCTAAatatcattgacgagcaagtgtgatgaaaattgtttttctttgcATTGGTTCTGACttgtttaattaacaaataatagAATGTAGTATATTTCTTTATTCGTTAGTTCAGCAAACAGATTCAGgttgaagccagacgagcgtgaTTTTTTGAGTCGTGAGTTACGTATTTTCGGTTGCTTTTGTCCTTCTAGAGgacgccactgttgcgtgaggtttttaagtgtgctttcaaagtctgttattacgggcgtgaaaacaaagtttagattaaaatcatatttaatacaccttaaaaccgtaccataaaaatatcgagcaaccacagtgttgcgtagtcccgtttatTGTTCgtaaaaaaagggaggacagaagtttccgaaagacaaaaccgtctcaaaacacagacattcattgcccgtaacgcataattgccataattaatttcaggtaatgcaaaatattcacaaaattattcgaattataactaaacccgcgtagctcaccgaAAAACTATGACAtgtgacatttcggagacctcacgctacactagcgcctctagcggcgaatttatacgcgatagccctcattatgctgcattcggttttatacaaaagtccagtttctGCCACACGgtgactcaaaatgagttgtactGACAgattgtgttaaaataaaattacgcaAACGAAATACCGCGACTCGCGAGTCCCAAAAATTgtgctcgtctggcttcaccctaactTAGGTACTTAGTGGTCAATATAGGTAGTCATcgtgtattatttttttcagatttcTGATTCACTCTGCCGCTGCCTGGCTCGCTAAATACGATTCGGCTGTTATTTTAGTTAATAATCTAAATAGTATAGAAGAACGTATCGAAAACGACGAGCTTCTTAAGAATGTTTTAAGGAAGCTGTGAGGCATTCCTCACTTATCTGTGTTAGGTTATGGCCCTAAAGATGTGTAGGTAGCTAGTAAAGATCTCGTAATGAGGGTTTTGACACAGACTAATGAGGGTTTTGACAGaggagaaatatcgctagatggcgttaatatcgtcaggtccgtttgacgtttgctcgtgattggttaaataactaaatgagccaatcgcaagcaaacttcaaacgtcaaacagactttacgacactaacgccatctagcgacatttcgcctCTGCTGAAACCCTCACGCTAGAATCGTAAGGTtgatttgacaactttgacgtttgcgtcacgtttgtgaatggttcaataaatgagccaatcgcagcaagactgtaacgtcaaatggACTTCTCGACACCGGCGCCATCTAGGGATATATCGCCTGTAACGAAACCCTCATTCTTATTTGATCGCAATGGGAAAGACGGTATTGGCTGTCTATCTACAAGCAAGAATTAAAGCTTGAGACACacagagcggtggcggggcgcgcggcgcggaggcggtaccggttgtaatattcgagctaccatgaaagagggcacatagaataccgcgcgggaaataataataatagatttatttcgaccaacttggatcaaattgttagtatttaatttaacatgCCATAGACTTATAgctaaggttaggttaggttaacgagtttaacaaattaaattaaattaaaacataatagtACCATTAGACAGCGCCTCGCACATGAAGCTGACAACAGCGATTCATGTACGGACAGTCCAACCTATTCGCCACCACGCTCAGGATGCTCTTGGTACTGGCACGAACTCTGCGCACCAGGGATGCACATCGTTTACGCATCGTAGTGTAAAAGCAATCTACTCGAGCCTCCGCGAACATCCCCGAGTCCCCGACGCACTGCAGAATCGCGGCAGCCCCATCAGCATCCTGAACGCGTTGTTCTACTGTACGCGCAGCGCGCTGTACTGCTTCTGTGTGTATTTCACCCACAGGCTGCTCGTGTAAAAGTTTGTGCAGTAGCTTTAAAAAGAGTCACCTTAACTTCTTTAGAACAGCGTGAACAGCGTTtagaaataagcgtggcgcggcaTTCTGAGtgctctttcacgttagctcgaatattacaactggcaccgcctccgcgccgctcCGGCTCCgacgtcagtgtgtttctagcttagcTTGTTCACACTAGCGTTTTCGCTGGCGGTTTCCCGGCGGAAAAACGCTAGTGTGAACCAGCTCTAAGATGTAAAAAATAAGATACCTATACATTTTTCATAGTACAAGAACCGAGTAGATGAAGTgtatcaaatcaatcaaataatgtcACCAGCTAACTTACCTTTAAAACTAGTTTCGTTTCCCAAATGTCTTTTTCGGTCAGAGACCTGTATGATACCAATACCACAGTATTCAAAGATTGTCAGCTTAGATATGCATTTCAAGTAACATTTTGGcttgaattattaaaattaaaatatgcgTGACTGAGCTAGTTTCAGTcactttcaaaattaaaatatgcatGACTGAGCTAGTTTCAGTcactttcaaaattaaaatatgcatGACTGAGCTAGTTTCAGTcactttcaaaattaaaatatgcatGACTGAGCTAGTTTCAGTCACTTTCAAAACTAAAATATGCATGACTGAGCTAGTTTCAgtcacttttaaaattaaaatatgcgTGACAGAGCTAGTTTCAgtcacttttaaaattaaaatatgcatGAATGAGCTAGTTTCAGTcactttcaaaattaaaatatgcatGACTGAGCTAGTTTCAGTcactttcaaaattaaaatatgcatGACTGAGCTAGTTTCACTCacttttttagttaaaatatgCGTGAGCTGGCTTCTTCAgtcacttttaaattaaaatacctattcgtAACTGAGCTGTTTTCTAATACTGTAGTGTTGCTGTCATTAAGTGAAGTAGATATTAGAATGGCTAAgtgcaataatttatattaagtatttttttgataaatggcattgtcattttaaactCTACGTTTGTAAgcgaaatcagaaaaaaaagagGCGTATGAGGCAAAGCAGCTTCGCTACAACCAGGAAAATGTACCTAGCTTACTTGATCAAATATTAGATTAAAATAAGAACCTTCCATTTTGAACACGCGACCTGTGCACGAATTGTCTAACGCCCTGGCGCTCGCATTCcctatctctttctatcctaaagctgcggctccactgaggcggagacgagacgCGCTTAGCGGAGGCGAGACGTGTAGGTATCGACCAATCCATACAcatctgatgataatgaggcggagtCGTGATGTggatatgattggtcgatctcTACACGTCTCGTCTCCGCCTcggtggagccgcagccttatCCTAAACCGTACGGGAGAAAGAAGGTGGAATTGATTGTGAAtgcattagacaataaggtgACTGGCCTTTTATTACGaggttcaaaattcaaattttgtaTCGTGCCGTTCCGCTCACGCTTACAGTATGATCAAGACGGTtagatacaaacttcgattttcaaaatagCCGCCCCTGCTTCactcttaagccgagtttagacttgcaagagaaatcgtgcaagttgcattacattgcgaggccgtaaagccaacgagtttgtagtggtcaatcgagcgcgcaatgtaatgcaacttgcacaatttttcttgcaagtctaaactcggctttaagtgCGTACCTATTATCTCGCATGTTTTATGTAATGTCGTCTCTGTTTGTATTGATCGAATAGAAAGAGACATAAAATAATAGGAACTAATTAACGAGTGCTGTAACAGGGCCAAAAATTATCATGACTTTTAACTAACAgcgtaaaaaaaatcaactccATTTTAACCCTTCTCTAATGGTCTGATTATTATGAAACTTTGTGCATGTATTAGAGCTCTGATGACAAAAAAtcgagtacagtcaagggcaaaaaatcgacacggccaaagttgcaaaaatatgtatacacggcattaaagttaagtgcataaagtcttgtatacatatttttgtaactttggccgtgtcgatatctttgccttgactgtaccattaaCAAAATGAGTatctatttattgtttttataataaacctACATCGCTTACAAAGCCACAGATACTGTTTGAGTTACTAAAATCTATGCTATTTATTGAATTGtaagtaataaagtttatttaaatagtagctactgtagtttttttttttcaccctcTATctaagaaaagttgaaaacgtCGACCATGTCATTACAAAGTTAAATAagtgtctcaaaaacggctgaaccgatttttatacaacatagctaagaaccatgtCAAGTAAACTTGTTTTCACGTTAAAAAAcgcatctaaatcggtccatccgtttgagagctacgacgccacagacagacagagagattGGCGAGAGAGAGACTGCGGGGAGGTATAGTTATGCCTAGGTTTTTgcagataaaaatatatataactatTTAAATGCCTttattcttcataatttacatttacaaacaaacttaattcAAACATAACTTACTATGAAATGCAGTGAATACAGTGTCCTTtagtattaaatacaaaaacagtAACATAcaatatgtttttaaaacaatagcCTAGAAACACGGATTTATAAAAtgttacaacaacaacataaAACTACAATAACAAGCTAACTACAAtgacagccgtggtggcctagtggtttgacctatcgcctctcaagcagagggtcgtgggttcaaatcccggctcgcacctctgaatttttcgaaattcatgtgcggaattacatttgaaatttaccacgagctttgcggtgaaggaaaacatcgtgaggaaacctgcacaaacctgcgaagcaattcaatggtgcgtgtgaagttcccaatccgcactgggcccgcgtgggagctacggcccaagccctcttgttctgagaggaggcctgtgcccagcagtgggacgtgtataggctgggatgatgatgaacaagcTAAAAGCTGTTTCACAACCACAAGCTTTTCTTAACTTGCAATTTACGTATGtaactaaataattaattgaatcaggcgttactttgcgtaggTCACTATCATTAAACGTTAAACATCAACTACAACAGCTTGAACTCTGGTTGTGTTCAGTGGTGGTGGTGAGTTGGGTTAGTGTGTGTATGTTCTGACAGCGTGGAAGTGGAGGTACTGCTTGAAcatacatttgttgcatagacagctgtcataaggtcacgggtgagcaaagtattgtTTATAGGTCAAGcaaaattttcattcatttcatttaacaggataaaaaaaagaggtaacagggtcaatcaacttttactGTATCTTGTAGCCATGGTAACATATGAGTTACTTATTAAGAGTATGATTTTCTGGGGTACAAACCCACTAAAAGTTGTTTCTTCAtagctcatctcctaagcatggtATATGTTACATAAACTCTTGGGGCCTagcttttttaacagacttttttTACTTGCGCCTTAGACGTGGTTCACAATTAAGATTGaattttggaatctttttgtattttttatttcaattccaaatttttacttttacggtcatcccgtaaaacctaaattgaaaatataaactgaaatatagatgcacagaaaaaacagataaataagaccatcactgggaatcgaacccaggtcctcggtaatccgtaccgcgtgctataccgctacaccactgatggtggtTCACAAGTACATTCGACCGGGGACGTATCTGGTATCGGAAATGATTaaatctaaagttaaaaagtcgaccGTCAAAATATAGaaagtaggttaagttaggtttgaTATTTTGACCGTTGATATATTAACCATAGATATTTCAATATTCCGATACATGCCCATTCAGCCGTTATTATTAgcgttaattagtcctttataaagtacgcgaggcaTTGCATATTTTTCTAACATCCataccatactaatattataaatgcgaaagtgtttgtgtgtatgtttgtccgtctttcacgtcgaaacggagcgacggatcgacgtgattttggcatagagatagtttatgggccagagagtgacataggctactttttatccctggaaaatgcacagttccagaggggacagcgcgcgataacggaattccacgcgggcgaagccgcggacaaaagctagtacacTATAAAGTGAATGACCCAACAGTATGTtctgaataattttattttaattagacttgaatttatttaatctgtcatctcccaggataacaggatcaaaggaatttgggcacaaatttgtgcctctgggagaggacaggtgtTAATAAAACTGGAGATTTGCTCCTAGTCTCTGGTTCTAAGCTACCTGTCAGTAACGGTTTATGAATTACTAGGTTTTACCGCATATTTTCTATCACAAGCTTTTCTGTCTGATACATGTCACCGACTGCCACCTGAAAGACAAGGAATAAATAGATTAGAAACAATTTAATAAACTGATTgattttaaaaccaaaattcATCATCTATTAGGTATTTATCCAAAAATGTACAGATTAGTTCATAAAAGACACAGttctaaggtaacaaacaaaaaataatacaattcagAAACTCCTTCTTTTGAGGCTGGTTTACTAAGAACAAGGAGGTATATGCCAATGGACAgtctttttgagatatttatgaaaaaaaaacttttttttatgtaaatgtaaaaCTCATTTCCGAATAAAGGGCTTAATCAGGAGGCACGGCAGTGGCCCCGCCAAGTCAAGCAAAAAGCTGCATTATTATTGTaccaaaaactacaaatcatgtttaaagttcaatttttcaaagttttatttactattatttataatgcctGTTACCTTGAACTTTATGCAGGTGAATTGAAACTAATTTCTCCAAAACCCTAGTGGCCTAACTTACTCTTTAAAGGATAATTAAGTATGCACAATAAAACagtgtaaaagtatttttattttattattcgactgggtggcaaacgagcaagtgggtctcctgatggtaagagatcaccaccgcccataaacatctgcaacatgcaTTGTTGGTACTTATGGGCAGTGGGGATCATTtctcatcagatgacccgctagcttgtttgcctccctctcataataaaaaaagttttcaaattatgatattttttaaaagcccGTAAGTAGTTTTTAATTGTCGTATATTGGCAAAAGAAGATTAagtgttcttttttttaatgtcatgtATCATGTCAATATCATTTatcaagtttgtgaattttacaatttgaattTGACCTTTAAACAGTGACTGTGAGTGAACTTATATTtaggtaagattttttttttcaatttggccAGAAACCAGGTGGTTTTTTTCAAACGTGCCAAAACTAACTAAAATCAGGAAATTGAAGACTTGGCTGTATGGTGTTCAttctttgctttttttttactttttattaggtAAGATAAGGGTCAAAAAAtactgattaattttatgtaaaaaaataataatatacttacttgacGTCTGATTATGGCAAGATTTTCTTTAGCATATAAATACTCTTTCTTGATTTGCTTTGGATCTGACAGTGTCTTGTTTTCTTTAAAGGCATCTCTGATTCTGCGGAGTGCGTAAGacctacagaaaaaaaaaggcATT encodes:
- the LOC141443275 gene encoding LYR motif-containing protein 4-like — encoded protein: MASSPTKMQILTIYKTLLRESQNFTNYNFRSYALRRIRDAFKENKTLSDPKQIKKEYLYAKENLAIIRRQVAVGDMYQTEKLVIENMR